Genomic DNA from Streptomyces sp. NBC_01571:
CGTCCGCAGCGGCCCGGGCACGCACTACTCGATCGTCCGCACCCTGTCGGCGGGCTCGTCGGTACCGATCTACTGCCAGTGCCCGGGCGAGACCATCAGCGGCTACTACGGGACGACGAACATCTGGGACAACATCGCCAACGGCCAGTTCGTCTCCGACGCCTACGTGAAGACGGGCAGCGACGGTTACGTCGCGGGGCGCTGCGCCTGAATTCGCCCCGACGCCGGCGACGACCGGCGTGGGGGTCACCCGCACCCCTAGAGACAGGACAGAGGGATGAAATTCGAGGGACGCAGATCGGCCGCGTTCGCAGGCGCCGCCGCCGGCGCTTTGTTGATGGTGATGGGGTCACCCGTGGCCGCGTCCGCGGACGGGCCGCCGACCTACCCGATCGCGCCGGGCTCCAGCGTGAACGTCCGCAGCGGCCCTGGCACGGGCTACTCCATCGTCAAGGTCCTGCCGACGGGCTCAAGGGTCGTGATCTTCTGCCAGACCCCCGGTGAGACGGTCAGCGGGTACTACGGGACGTCGAACATCTGGGACAACGTCGGCAACGGCGAGTACGTGGCCGACGCCTACGTGAACACGGGCAGCGACGGCTACGTCGCGCCGCGCTGCGCCTGACCGAAAGACGCCAGAAGTTCGGGCGAAGCCGGGTCCCGCGGCGACCGGAGCGATAATCGGCGTGTGAGCGATACGACCGAAACCGGTACCCCCGCGGGACCCCAGCCCGAGCCCCTCCGTTTCTTCGGGACGACCTGGGTGGAGCACGACGGCGGCTACACCGGCCGCCGCGCCGGCGTGGCCGTCGGCTCGTTCGCCGCCGCGGTGGCCGCCTGCTTCGTCCTGCGCTTCGCCTACCAGGGCCTGGCGATCGCGGACGTCGGCAGGCCGGTGACGATCCTGGTCGTGGTGATGTTCGCGGTGTGCAGCGCGCTCTCCTTCCGCCACACCTGGGACGCGTTCTCCAAGCGCCCCGACCCCGACCGCCAGGCCTCCCTCCGGGGCCTGCTGGCCATCGGTTTCGTCGGCACCCTCCTCGCGTACTCCGTCCGTTCCCTCACCGAGGCCCCCGGCGAGAAGCTGCACCGCGAGGAGTACGACACGGCCCGCGCGCGGTACGAGCGCCGTTCCGCCGGCCGCACCCGCAATCCGTCGAGGAAGCGCCGGGCCTCCGGGTCCTGACGGCATCACCGGCTGGCGGCGGAGCCCCGGTTCAGGGCCGGGCCGACCGGGACGAAAACCCCTGTGCCCCCACAGCGACACCAGCCACCATGAACGTATGACCCCCTCCTCCCACCCCGACGCCGACACCGGCACCGAGGCGAAGGCCCCGGCGGCCACGGGCGCCGCCACCGGACCCGACGCGCCGGCCGGCACCGGCACCGACACCGGCACCGACACCGGCACTGACACCGGCGTCGGCGCCGACGCCCGGAACAGGACCCGCGCCACCCGCGCCCACTCCTTCAACACCGCCGCGGCCCAGTACGCGGCGAACCGCCCCTCCTATCCACCGGCCCTCTTCGACGCGATCGAAGAGCTCGTCGGCCGCTCCCTCACCGGCGCACAGGTCGTCGACGTGGGCGCCGGCACCGGCATCGCCAGCGCGCTGCTGCGGGCGAGGGGCGCGCACGTCCTGGCCGTGGAGCCCGGCGAGGGCATGACCGCGGAATTCCGCCGTACGGTCCCCGGCATTCCGGTCGTCCGGGGTGACGGCAACGCCCTCCCTCTCCTCGACGCCCGCGCCGACTTCCTGACGTACGCCCAGTCCTGGCACTGGACCGACCCGGCCCGTTCCCTGCCGGAGGCATTCCGGGTGCTGCGTCCCGGCGGCGCCCTCGCGCTCTGGTGGAACACGGACGCCCTCGACGTCCCCTGGATCGCCGCCCAGACACGCCGTATCGAGCGGTACTTCGGCGACGAGCAGGCCAGCAAGCGAGGCACCGGCAGCAAGGAGGGCGTGGCCGGCACCCGTACCGAGCGTGCCTTCGAAGGGGCTCCCCACGTCCCGGACCACGCCCACCGCGTCGTGCGCTGGAGCCGTCGTGTCCCCGTCGACACCCACCTCGCCAACATCACCAGTCACTCGATCTTCCTGGTGCTCGGCGAGGAGGGCACCGAGGCCTTCCTCGCCGAGGAGCGGGCCCACCTGCTGGAGGCATTCCCGGACGGGCAGGTCGAGGAGGTCTACGACGTGCTGGTGATCGTGGCGACGCGTTCGTGATCCCGCGCGGCGGCCCACCTTTCCAGGGCCGCCGCACACGCGTGATCCACATGCCGCAGCCCGCCCAGCTCCAGCCGTACGTCACGGTCGTGCGGCAGCGCCTCCAGGGCGTCCAGCAGCTTCGGAAGCCGCAGGAACGTCGCGTTCCCCACCACCCGTACGACCATTCCCGCGGCCCCCCGGTCCTCGGTCTCCACCTGCACATGGCTGATGTCCCACGCGGTCTTGGCCACGGCGAGCGCCAGTCCGACCAGCACCCCCTCGAACAGGTTCCCGGCCACGATGGCCACCGCCGTCACGCCCAGCACCACGACCTCGCCCCGGTGCCCGCGCCACAGCACCCGCACCTCCCGCGCCGGCACCAGCTTGCAGCCCGCGTGCACGAGCAGTCCCGCCAGCGCCGCCACCGGAATGACCCCGAGGACTCCGGGCACCACCGCGGTGAAGACCAGCAACCACACGCCGTGCAGCACCCGCGAGGCCTTCGTCCGCGCCCCCGCCTGCACGTTCGCCGCGCTCCGCACGATCACCGCGGTCATCGGCAGCGCCCCGAGCGCCCCGCACACGGCGTTCCCCGCGCCCTGCGCGATGAGTTCGCGGTCGTAGTCGGTCCGCGGGCCCCGGTGCAGCCGGTCCACCGCCGCCGCGCTGAACAGCGACTCGGCCGACGCGATCAGCGCGAACGCCAGCACCGTCCCGAGCACGCCCACTTCCGTGAGCCGCCCGAGCTCCGCCAGGGACGGCGGCTGCACGGAGTCCAGCAGCCCGCGCACCGTCACCCGCCGTACGGAGAGGTCGAACAGGCCGGTCGCCGCCGACGCGAGCGCCACCGCCAGCAGCGGCGCGGGCACCACCCGCGCCCCGCGCCGCCACCGCGGCCACAGCAGGAGTACGGCCACGGTGGCGCCCCCGACCGCGAGGGCCACGGGGTCGGCGGCACCGGGCAGCGAGACCAGCCCGGCGATCTTGCCGAGTCCGCTCGCGGGCGCGGGGGCATCTCCCATCGCGTACACCTGGCCCGCGATCAGCACGAGCCCGATCCCGGCGAGCATCCCCTGCACCACGGCCACGGACACGGCCCGGAACCAGCGCCCGAGCCGCAGCACCCCGAGCGCGAGCTGCACCAGCCCGGCCCCGAGCACCAGCACACCGAGCGCCTGCAGCCCGTACGTCTGCACCGCCTTGTACACCAGCACGGTCAGCCCGGCCGCCGGCCCGCTGACCTGGAGGCTGCTGCCGGGCAGCACCCCGGCGACCAGGCCGCCGACGATCCCGGTCACCAGCCCCAGTTCGGCCGGCACACCGGAGGCTATGGCGACCCCCACACACACAGGGGAAGCGCCACGAGAAAAACGACGAGGGACGCCAACAGATCGGCTTTGCGCATCACAACAGCACCTCCGGTCGAGAGCGGCGGATGCGTGGGCTGCCGAGCCGGGGGAGGGCGCGGCGGACGTACGGGCGCGGTCCAGCGGCCGGTGGGCATATGACCGCGCACTGAAATCCATTGTCGGTAACGGGAGTTGATCGCGCAGCCCTTCCGTGTGACCACCACGTGAACGCGGAAGCGCACCACCCGCACCGCGCACCGGAGTGACCCCTTCCGATCACGCCCCCGTGCGCCTGCGCCGTCGAACGCGACCGGGCTTGACGGCCGCGTCCCACGGGAGCAATATTCATCACGTGATGAATATTTCGAGGCGCACACCGTCCCCGGCCGACCCTCCGGACCCCTCCGTCTCTCCCGTCCTCTCCGCCGCTTCCGGCTCTCCCGCATCCCCCCAGCCCGCCGTCCGCGCCGAGGGCCTCACCGTCCTACGAGGCCCCCGCACCGTCCTGCGCGGCCTCGACTTCGCCGTACCGCGCGGCCAGATCACCGGACTGCTCGGCCCCTCCGGCTGCGGCAAGTCCACCCTCATGCGGTCCACCGTCGGCACCCAGGCCAGGGTGACCGGCACCCTCGAAGTCCTCGGCCGTCCGGCGGGCGACGCCGCCCTGCGCTCCCGCATCGGATACGTCACCCAGGCCCCGTCCGTCTACGACGACCTGACCGTCCGCCAGAACCTCGACTACTTCGCCGCGGTCCTCGACCCGGGACGCGCGGCCGCCGACCGCCGCCACGACCACGTCACCCGGGCCATCTCCGACGTCGACCTCACCTCCCACGCCGACTCCCTCGCGGGCAACCTCTCCGGCGGCCAGCGCAACCGCGTCTCCCTCGCGGTCGCCCTCCTCGGCACGCCGGAACTGCTGGTCCTCGACGAACCCACCGTCGGCCTCGACCCGGTCCTGCGCCGCGACCTGTGGACCCTCTTCCACGCCATCGCCGCCGACCGGGGCGCCACCCTCCTCGTCTCCTCCCACGTCATGGACGAGGCCGAGCGCTGCCACCGCCTCCTGCTGATGCGCGAGGGCGAGATCCTCGCCGACGACACCCCCGACGCCCTGCGCGAGCGCACCGGCACCGAGACCGTCGAGGCCGCCTTCCTCCACCTCGTCGACGAGGCGAACGCGACCGCCGACCGGCCCCGCAAGGAGACCGCCCGATGACCACCAGCACCAGCACCAGCACCAGCACCAGCAACACCAGGACCGTCACCGGCACGAGCACGAGCACGAGGGCGACCGCCGTCAACCGCTCCCGTACGACGGCCACCGCGACCCGCGTGCTGCGTCAGCTCCGCCACGACCCGCGCACCATCGCGCTGTTGATCCTCATCCCGTGTCTGATGCTCGTCCTGCTCCGCTACGTCTTCGACGGCAGCCCGCGCACCTTCGACTCCATCGGCGCCTCGCTCCTCGGGATCTTCCCGCTCATCACGATGTTCCTGGTCACCTCCATCGCCACCCTGCGCGAACGCACCTCGGGCACGCTGGAACGCCTCCTCGCCATGCCGCTCGGCAAGGGCGACCTGATCGCCGGCTACGCCCTCGCGTTCGGCGCCCTGGCCGTCGTCCAGTCGGCCCTCGCCACCGGCCTCGCGGTCTGGTTCCTGGGCCTCGACGTCACGGGGTCTCCGTGGCTCCTCCTGCTCGTCGCGCTCCTCGACGCGCTCCTCGGCACGGCCCTCGGCCTCTTCGTCTCGGCCTTCGCGGCCTCCGAATTCCAGGCGGTCCAGTTCATGCCGGCGGTGATCTTCCCCCAGCTCCTCCTGTGCGGCCTCTTCGCGCCCCGTTCGAGCATGCACCCCGCCCTGGAAGCGGTCTCCGACGTGCTCCCCATGTCCTATGCCGTCGACGGAATGAACGAAGTCCTCAAACACACCGACATGACGGCCACGTTCCTCCGTGACGCGCTGATCGTGGCGGGCTGCGCCCTCCTGGTCCTGTTCCTCGGCGCCGCCACCCTGAGGCGCCGCACGCAGTGACGCGCCGTGGCCGTCCCGCCCAACGGACGGACCACCCGGCCCGACCGGCCGGGTGCGAGGATGACCCCAGGACGACGCACCCCTGGAGGGCACCCGCACCATGACCCAGAAAGTCGCAGTCCTCGGCACCGGAAAGATCGGCGAAGCCCTGCTGAGCGGAGTGATCCGATCCGGCTGGGACCCCGCCGACCTCCTCGTGACGGCCCGCCGCCCCGAGCGCGCCAGGGAACTCCAGGAGCGCCACGGCGTCACGGCCGTCACCAACGCCGAGGCCGCCAAGAACGCCGACATCCTGATCCTCACGGTCAAGCCACAGGACATGGGCACCCTCCTCGACGAGCTCGCCCCGCACCTCCCCGCCGACCGCCTGATCATCAGTGGCGCGGCCGGCATCCCCACCTCGTTCTTCGAGGAACGTCTGGCCGCGGGCACCCCGGTGGTGCGGGTCATGACGAACACCCCCGCACTCGTCGACGAGGCCATGTCCGTCATCTCCGCCGGCAGCCACGCCACCGAGGAGCACCTCGTCCACACCGAGGAGATCTTCGGCGCCGTCGGCAAGACGCTCCGTGTCCCCGAGTCCCAGCAGGACGCCTGCACCGCCCTCTCCGGCTCGGGCCCGGCGTACTTCTTCTACCTGGTCGAGGCCATGACGGACGCGGGCATCCTGCTCGGCCTGCCCCGCGACAAGGCCCACGACCTGATCGTCCAGTCCGCGATCGGCGCCGCCGTGATGCTCCGCGACAGCGGGGAGCACCCCGTGCGGCTCCGCGAGAACGTGACGTCCCCCGCGGGCACCACGATCAACGCGATCCGCGAACTGGAGAACCACGGCGTACGCGCGGCCCTCATCGCCGCACTGGAGGCCGCCCGCGACCGCAGCCGCGAGCTGGCCTCCGGCAACAGCTAGGCC
This window encodes:
- a CDS encoding SH3 domain-containing protein → MVMGSPVAASADGPPTYPIAPGSSVNVRSGPGTGYSIVKVLPTGSRVVIFCQTPGETVSGYYGTSNIWDNVGNGEYVADAYVNTGSDGYVAPRCA
- a CDS encoding EamA/RhaT family transporter; its protein translation is MSDTTETGTPAGPQPEPLRFFGTTWVEHDGGYTGRRAGVAVGSFAAAVAACFVLRFAYQGLAIADVGRPVTILVVVMFAVCSALSFRHTWDAFSKRPDPDRQASLRGLLAIGFVGTLLAYSVRSLTEAPGEKLHREEYDTARARYERRSAGRTRNPSRKRRASGS
- a CDS encoding class I SAM-dependent methyltransferase, translating into MTPSSHPDADTGTEAKAPAATGAATGPDAPAGTGTDTGTDTGTDTGVGADARNRTRATRAHSFNTAAAQYAANRPSYPPALFDAIEELVGRSLTGAQVVDVGAGTGIASALLRARGAHVLAVEPGEGMTAEFRRTVPGIPVVRGDGNALPLLDARADFLTYAQSWHWTDPARSLPEAFRVLRPGGALALWWNTDALDVPWIAAQTRRIERYFGDEQASKRGTGSKEGVAGTRTERAFEGAPHVPDHAHRVVRWSRRVPVDTHLANITSHSIFLVLGEEGTEAFLAEERAHLLEAFPDGQVEEVYDVLVIVATRS
- a CDS encoding ABC transporter ATP-binding protein, whose product is MNISRRTPSPADPPDPSVSPVLSAASGSPASPQPAVRAEGLTVLRGPRTVLRGLDFAVPRGQITGLLGPSGCGKSTLMRSTVGTQARVTGTLEVLGRPAGDAALRSRIGYVTQAPSVYDDLTVRQNLDYFAAVLDPGRAAADRRHDHVTRAISDVDLTSHADSLAGNLSGGQRNRVSLAVALLGTPELLVLDEPTVGLDPVLRRDLWTLFHAIAADRGATLLVSSHVMDEAERCHRLLLMREGEILADDTPDALRERTGTETVEAAFLHLVDEANATADRPRKETAR
- a CDS encoding ABC transporter permease — its product is MTTSTSTSTSTSNTRTVTGTSTSTRATAVNRSRTTATATRVLRQLRHDPRTIALLILIPCLMLVLLRYVFDGSPRTFDSIGASLLGIFPLITMFLVTSIATLRERTSGTLERLLAMPLGKGDLIAGYALAFGALAVVQSALATGLAVWFLGLDVTGSPWLLLLVALLDALLGTALGLFVSAFAASEFQAVQFMPAVIFPQLLLCGLFAPRSSMHPALEAVSDVLPMSYAVDGMNEVLKHTDMTATFLRDALIVAGCALLVLFLGAATLRRRTQ
- the proC gene encoding pyrroline-5-carboxylate reductase, with protein sequence MTQKVAVLGTGKIGEALLSGVIRSGWDPADLLVTARRPERARELQERHGVTAVTNAEAAKNADILILTVKPQDMGTLLDELAPHLPADRLIISGAAGIPTSFFEERLAAGTPVVRVMTNTPALVDEAMSVISAGSHATEEHLVHTEEIFGAVGKTLRVPESQQDACTALSGSGPAYFFYLVEAMTDAGILLGLPRDKAHDLIVQSAIGAAVMLRDSGEHPVRLRENVTSPAGTTINAIRELENHGVRAALIAALEAARDRSRELASGNS